Below is a genomic region from Pleuronectes platessa chromosome 5, fPlePla1.1, whole genome shotgun sequence.
agaaaaacattaattataaagataataaagtataaaaatacaaactacTAAAGGTGTACATAATatataaagatgtgtatgtgagtatgtgtgtgtgtgtgtgtgtctatgtgagtGAGCGTGCTTCCAAAATGGTGGCTGGCCACGCCAAagtatcacatcaacacaaatcaaacttataaacagcATAAggaatcgaataaacagtccTTGCTTAGCCTAGTATGATTATTAAGCCTAGTAGTGTTACCCGTCCTTGGAAAGGGGAAAAAGTTGCTGTGCTGTTCGAAGTTCTGTGAAGTCGTCTTGCTGGTTTTGTGGCTCCTGCCTTTGTGGTTCTGCTGTGCGGTGCAGCGGTTTTGCTGTTCGTTGTTTAGCTGGACCTCATGTTGCTGCTTGAAGGTTGGTAGAGCTTGGATTGCGAGGAGGTTTCATTGGAGAGATGACCTGCAAgctgcacctctcctccatTGAGGGTTTCGTGGAAAGAGGAATCGGACAGAGTGAGCTGGACACCCTGCTCCTCTCGAAGGGTGGTGTAGAAAAGAGGAATTGAGGAAGAGCGGTGTGCTCCTCTCAGAGAGGTGCatggaaagagacagaagagaggggagaCCTGTTCTATTATTGGCTTGGTGACCTCATAGGTCAGGgggcccagagtgaccaatagtggTTGACACTTGTGTCCCTGGTtggttttcacacctctgtgtgacgTTGAGGCACCCTGGGAGACTGCGTACTGGAGGCTCTAGTTTTCTCCAGAACAAAGGACTTGCGGCCTTAGGCTTTTGACTGTACGTGTAGGCCAAACTGTAGTTCACAAATACCAGGTCCAAACAttaacaaagtatttgtacttgttTACTTCCCACCCCTGGTCAGTATTATCACTATGATGACGTAAATAGTGGGACAAAGATTATAATAGCCATGTTTTTAGTTGACAGCAGTTTCTGGACACTGATTTTTGGGAAAGTTCTCATATAGACGATAACTGAGTTGTATATTTTTGTAACCTGCTTTGAGGAAGGAAAAGTCATGTTCATATTTTCGAGAAGACACCACCTGAATTAGACCGTGGACCATTGTGTGGGCTAACACAGATCCACAGATTCACTTATGAATTCAGATGACGTCTCCGTTTGTCAGCCTGTAGTTATCAAAGTAATCATAAGTAATGAATAGCGGGCCTGctgaaatttaaatatttttttttgttatttagttGCACAAGTAGTTACTGACAAAAGTAGAGTTGATattactttatttcttcttaAAGCATTACTGTCAACAACATTCTTGTCCCAGGGAattaacaaatatataattcaagaaaaaaacactttatttaaataataaataaatagtaataAATGAAGATACttaaagaaaatacagaataaatgCTACCAGACCTCGTCATAACACAGTTTATAATATTAAAGTGTCAAACATGGGGGATCAGTTTAACAAAGGGTTAAGTGTAAACTTCACACCTGCCATGGCTCTAGGCTTTGCACAGCAGCATGGCTGTGGCTGCTGAAAGGTCCTCCCCCTGGCTCACACGCAGCAAGTCATCGAGAGTCATAAATCGTAATTCTGTATATAACAAAAGTATGAATGACAAAGGAGATTAAAGACAAGAACATAGCAACGGCATCAAGTGCTACTCATGAAACTGAGCGGTATCATGTCAGGTTGAAGTGAACTTTTGGTGTATATACTTTTTTGAATGGGGAGTTGTTCTCCCTCACTATAATAAACCTCTTTGTAGAGAGGAATCGGTGTCCTGTCATTTAAAAGTACAACTCTACAGTCTGTTGAATTAGTAAAAGCTGAAGTAAACAATTGCACATTTACTAGTGTTTCGGGTGAACTCATGTTTTAAGGGGGGTTTCCtttaaaatactaaatgacttaataattcaaattaaatataattaccaCATTCCATCTCTTTTGGTTGAGCCTTCGTAGATCTCTgcattttatgaaaaaacacACTGTTTTTATGACTCTGGGCTGTTATTGCccctatttattcatttattttttattattgtttgaaTTACTGTGTTTTGAGTTGCTTGTATCATActatattttaatttagtttctgTTTTGGGTATTAGTTATAATTATGTGGTTACCtagttacctccaccaaggaggttatgtttttccccctttccatttgtctgttttttagcAGCTTTTATGAAAAACCATTGAACAGATTTTAACAAAGCTTTGTGGAAtgatgggacatgagccaagaaAAGGACACATTGAATTTAGTTGTGGATCAGATGAAAGTGGCAATCCAGACTTTTTTCAAACCACCTACTCTAACAATGTGAGATTTTTTTTGgatattttcaccaatttcccagagaGTAATTCATGGCTCTCAACACCCCAAAAATCCGGCACATTTAGAAGACTGATATCCacgagtgtgtgaaatgttgtATGGCTCGACTGAATGtaaaggggactgttgagccttgttttttttaaatagtaatATAAcacgagaagaagagaaacagaggaacTCAGTAAAGGTTATAAAGTACATAAGGCTAAGGAACTGAAAAATACACAGCAAGgacatcctctctgtgatgtacAGTAAGATGACGTACAGTAGGAGGGAATCTTTAGTCTGAAAAGCTATATAAAGCAGTGATTACACACTTATtgcccacatgcacacacttagGGGATGATGGGGATCTCAGCTCTCTTTGTTTGCCTCAtgtgggctctgggtttgtttgAGCTGAACTCTGCTCTTGGTTTGAACGGGGCTGGGATCAAGTGTAAGCTGCAGGATACGGCTCATCCACCTGCCTTCTCAATGGACGGGGACTATGTGGTTGGGGGGGTTTTCTCCATTCACAACTACATGCACACAGTGAAGTATAACTACACCACGATGCCTGAGCCTCTGAGGTGCATGGGGAGGTATGTATAACAGGGAGAAGTGGGGAATAAAAGGATGTTGGGCCGTGTGGGgacatgaatgttttaaatttgtatattgcggttaaaatattgttgttttcattttttacatcaagttaaatgtattatattataatgtatGGCTGTAGGAGAAAATATTATGATAAATGATTCTTAAATGAAAAACGATTTTTTTCAACATCttctttattaatatttcacagAATAAGAACAGATGAATATGAATTTAAAAGTCATTAGTTGTGTTAAATTAGTTGACCATTGACATGCATTAAATCTCTTGTGAATTTTTAGAGGTATGTCTATAAATTGtagatattattcttattaataaTAGTATATATTAGTAGTATTAGTAATTTTATTTGTAGTAGTAGTACAATTATTCGGCTATTCTTATTATGATGTTATATATGAAGGCGTTTGATGTTCTTGTTTTGATATGGTCtgtctgtgaagcactttgtaaaagtaagttattataattataattattatgagtTGTTGTGGcagtagtagtactagtagtaCAAGCAGTACTATTTTCATTAGTAGTGGTACTATTTGTACAATTATTATGCCTGTAACTTTTTCGTTGTAGGCTATGATGATAATTGTGagtattattataactattagtagtagtagtagtactcccgttcgtattattattattattattattattattattcttaggCCTGTGATTTTCCCATTAAAACATGTGATCCCATCCTATGTAAACTCCAACATGCTCAcatacatgtgtgcatgtgcagcatCGACTCCCGCGAGGTGCGCTTCTCCCGCGCCATGATCTTCGCCATCGAGGAGATCAACAACAGCTCCAACCTGCTGCCGGGCGTCAAGCTCGGTTACCACATCTATGACTCGTGTGCCTCGGTGCCCATGGCGGCGCATCTGGCCTTCCAGCTCGCCAACGGCCAGGACCCTGAGTTCAGCCTCGGCAACGACCACAACTGCTCCCAGTCCGGAATGGTGATGGCCATCGTTGGCGAGTCCGGCTCCACGCCATCCATCAGCATGTCGCGCGTCCTCGGGCCCTTTAACATCCCTCAAgtaaatttatttgtgtttctacTCAATTCATTCATTATAAACCAGTGCTATTCACAGTTGTTTTTGGAGATGGTGAATCCCACTGTGTTGCTCCAGGTGAGCCACTATGCCACGTGTGCCTGCCTCTCCAACAAGAAGCAGTACCCGAGTTTCCTCAGGACGATTCCCAGTGACCAGTTCCAGGCCAACGCGCTGGCCAAACTGGTCAAACACTTCGGCTGGACGTGGATCGGTGCTGTTCGTTCGGATTCGGACTATGGCAACAATGGCATGGCTTCTTTCCTGGACGCAGCGCACAGAGAGGGCATCTGCGTGGAGTACTCCGAGTCTTTCTACCGCAACAACCCGCGCAGCAAGATCCAGAGAGTGGCTGAAGTGATCCGCAGGTTTCTTCACCAGAGGCTGTGTTGACACTGAACTTCTGCGCATTAAAGCCACTAAATATATCCAGTCACATATATgaatagaaatatatttattcaaatagtgacaaatacaaaaaaatgtaataaataatacTGATTAAgaactctttgtttttttgtttattgatcTCATAGGCCTGAATAAAATTACTCTACTTTCAAAACACTGAAGTTCTCATGTTTGCTGGTTTAAAAAATCTTTATCCATATTAACTGTGTGCATCATGCATTACATCATCTCTCCAGGTCGACAGCCACAGTTATTGTGGCCTTCGCAGCCTCTGGAGACATGAGGATCCTGTTGGAGGAGCTGTCCCGggagccttctcctcctcgtcagTGGTTGGGAAGCGAGGCCTGGgtgactgactcacagctgctgAGGTTCTCCTTCTGTGCTGGGGCCATCGGAATTGGCATCCAGCAAGCTGTCATCCCCGGCCTGAGGGACTTCCTGCTGGATCTGCCCCTGACCAAAGTGTCTGTCTCCCCGGTGCTGACTGAGTTCTGGGAGAGTGAATTCGACTGCAGGCTGGACCAGAGTGAGGAAATTGtgctgacttgttttttttcctcatagAACATGAGTTATACtatcagttgtgttgtgtggaaATTGGAAATTAACGTTTATTTATTGGTGGTTCACAATTAACATCAAAGATACATGAAAGGATAAAAGGATACTGACAGTGTACATGCTGCATACTAATAATAATGTGCAGTGATATCAtagcaataataattataatgatatataattataatgGAACAGCACAATACTACATAATACTATAATAATATcatattcatttaattattttatgcaTATTAATACAGGTTTCATTGACATTCTTCTCATTATTTTCCATAAATGTAAATGATCATAAGTAAAAAGCCCAGTCTCCTCCTCGTTGTGTTTTTAGGTGGAGCCACAGGAGAGAGTCTATGTGATGGAACTGAAGACATACAGACGCTCCAGAGCCCGTACACCGACACGTCTCAGCTCCGCATCACCAACATGGTGTACAAGGCCGTTTATGCAATAGCTCATGCCATTCATAACGCAGTGTGCCAGAAAACTAACTCTACAAGAGAGTGTGACAAACTCACCAGGATAGATTCCAAACAGGTCGGTCCAAACAAATACGTCATATACGTACCAAGGTGAGAATGTACTTACATTATTTACGTCCtgtcttctttcatttcatcttcACAGGTTCTTACTGAGCTGAAGAAAGTCAGTTTTTCCCAGAATGGTTATGATGTCTCGTTTGATGCCAACGGAGACCCGGTGGCCACATATGAGCTGGTCAACTGGCAAAGAAGAGCGAGTGGCAGCATTGAGTTTGTGACAGTGGGGCACTACAATGCGTCGCTGCCGGTCGGACAGGAATTCCACATCAGCAGGAACCTCACGTGGATGGAGGGTGGCACACAGGTGAGGAGCCAAAAGGTAACACTTAAGTCAGCTGTGTAGCCATAGTGTGTTAatctgtgtgagtttgtttgtgtctgtgtgacaggtGCCTGCTTCAGTGTGCACGGAGAGCTGCCCTGCAGGAACCCGTAAAGTGCTGCAGAGAGGGAAACCCATCTGCTGCTATGACTGTGTACCATGTCCTGAGGGAGAGATAAGCAATGCTACAGGTGAAATAAGAACACAAGGAATGTTCAACACCAGTTGATGCACCGACCGACTTGTTAGCAACATTTCGGACAAAGCAGGTCTGAAGAAGGGCCAATGCTGGAAGTATTATGTTTTGGGGTTATTTGATGTACGTCCCATTATTGTCAACACACATCTCAAGAATACCTTTAGGAAATCCTTTAACATTTGGTGCAAATTTTCACTTGGACCTCATGATGTACTGATTTCATTTTGGGAGCCAAAGCACAAATGTCAAAGTCATTGGTGGCCTCATAACTTTGGCTTCATAATGATCTTGGTTtcgtgaacatgatatctctcGTCTGGTTGTAGGGAATTTCTTAAAATTTGATCAGTTGTTAATATTATACTCATAAATAAACagtattgtttgttttggtgtGGTTTTCTTTCAAACCATTATTGTTTTCTTCCACCTCATACACgt
It encodes:
- the LOC128440171 gene encoding extracellular calcium-sensing receptor-like, producing MDGDYVVGGVFSIHNYMHTVKYNYTTMPEPLRCMGSIDSREVRFSRAMIFAIEEINNSSNLLPGVKLGYHIYDSCASVPMAAHLAFQLANGQDPEFSLGNDHNCSQSGMVMAIVGESGSTPSISMSRVLGPFNIPQVSHYATCACLSNKKQYPSFLRTIPSDQFQANALAKLVKHFGWTWIGAVRSDSDYGNNGMASFLDAAHREGICVEYSESFYRNNPRSKIQRVAEVIRRSTATVIVAFAASGDMRILLEELSREPSPPRQWLGSEAWVTDSQLLRFSFCAGAIGIGIQQAVIPGLRDFLLDLPLTKVSVSPVLTEFWESEFDCRLDQSEEIVLTSTGESLCDGTEDIQTLQSPYTDTSQLRITNMVYKAVYAIAHAIHNAVCQKTNSTRECDKLTRIDSKQVLTELKKVSFSQNGYDVSFDANGDPVATYELVNWQRRASGSIEFVTVGHYNASLPVGQEFHISRNLTWMEGGTQVPASVCTESCPAGTRKVLQRGKPICCYDCVPCPEGEISNATDSPDCFPCSDEFWPNAERNTCLPKPVEFLSIHEVLGIILAAFSVGGAFLAIITAAVFFHHRTSPIVRANNSELSFLLLFSLTLCFLCSLTFMGAPSDWSCMLRHTAFGITFVLCISCVLGKTIVVLMAFKATLPGRNIMKWFGPQQQRMTVVSFTFIQVLICIIWLVVSPPFPIKNLTTYKERIILECALGSAIGFWAVLGYIGLLAFFCFVLAVLARKLPDNFNEAKLITFSMLIFCAVWITFIPAYVSSPGKFTVAVEIFAILASSFGLILCIFAPKCYIILFKPEKNTKKHLMNKNES